In Luteitalea sp. TBR-22, one genomic interval encodes:
- the argH gene encoding argininosuccinate lyase, whose product MPSFAPEYVDLVLNDIFEDAKRLFLVQLRAIDYAHLVMLTEQGIVARDAARLIRAGLDRIDEDHVRTVTFDGTYEDLFFYLEQILVDACGHEIAGRLHTARSRNDIDMTMYRMRLRQAVLEAAVAVEELRASLIELAGRHVHTVYAAHTHTQPAQPSTVAHYLLAVVEQLGRDHQRLRAAYASVNRNPLGACAITGTGFPIDRERTSALLGFSGPTGNTYGSIATVDYLLEATSALSVLLVGTGRFVQDLMLWCTAEFGYLRLSDGYVQCSSIMPQKRNPVALEHARALGSKAFAQAQAVAVTVHNTPFGDIVDTEDDLQPLVATAFRDGIRAIRLVAGAMSQATFDVAKMASRAAEGGTTVTELADTLARTHALPFRVSHEVAAHFVAGRRQQPEAPLVAVLDAATTAVLGRTLPYTEEELQHVLSARHFVEVRRTLGGPSPERTTEALAAEAASLSADRAWTTRTRNALLEASRGLREAVEAL is encoded by the coding sequence ATGCCCTCGTTCGCTCCCGAGTACGTCGACCTCGTCCTGAATGACATCTTCGAGGACGCCAAGCGCCTCTTCCTCGTCCAGCTCCGGGCCATCGACTACGCCCACCTCGTGATGCTCACCGAGCAGGGCATCGTCGCCCGCGACGCCGCGCGCCTGATACGCGCCGGCCTCGATCGCATCGACGAGGACCACGTCCGGACCGTCACCTTCGACGGCACCTACGAGGACCTGTTCTTCTACCTCGAGCAGATCCTCGTCGACGCATGCGGACACGAGATCGCGGGGCGCCTGCACACCGCCCGCAGCCGCAACGACATCGACATGACGATGTACCGGATGCGGCTCCGACAGGCGGTGCTCGAGGCCGCGGTGGCGGTGGAGGAGCTGCGGGCGTCGCTGATCGAGCTGGCCGGGCGGCACGTGCACACCGTGTATGCCGCGCACACCCACACGCAGCCGGCGCAGCCGAGCACCGTCGCCCACTACCTGCTCGCGGTGGTCGAGCAGCTCGGGCGCGACCACCAGCGCCTGCGCGCGGCGTACGCGAGCGTCAACCGCAACCCGCTCGGCGCCTGCGCGATCACCGGCACGGGCTTCCCGATCGACCGCGAACGGACCTCGGCGCTGCTCGGCTTCTCCGGCCCGACCGGCAACACCTACGGCAGCATCGCGACGGTGGACTACCTGCTCGAGGCGACGAGCGCGCTGTCGGTGCTGCTGGTGGGCACCGGCCGGTTCGTGCAGGACCTGATGCTCTGGTGCACCGCCGAATTCGGCTACCTGCGGCTCTCGGACGGCTACGTGCAGTGCAGCAGCATCATGCCGCAGAAGCGCAACCCGGTGGCGCTCGAGCACGCGCGGGCGCTCGGCAGCAAGGCGTTCGCCCAGGCGCAAGCGGTCGCGGTGACCGTGCACAACACGCCCTTCGGCGACATCGTCGACACCGAGGACGACCTGCAGCCGCTCGTGGCGACGGCCTTCCGTGACGGGATCCGGGCGATCCGGCTGGTGGCCGGCGCGATGTCGCAGGCCACCTTCGACGTGGCGAAGATGGCCTCGCGCGCTGCCGAGGGCGGCACGACGGTGACCGAGCTGGCCGACACGCTGGCGCGCACGCACGCGCTGCCGTTCCGGGTGAGCCACGAGGTGGCGGCGCACTTCGTCGCCGGTCGCCGGCAGCAGCCCGAGGCGCCGCTCGTGGCGGTGCTCGACGCCGCGACCACCGCCGTGCTCGGCAGGACCCTGCCGTACACCGAGGAGGAGCTGCAGCACGTGTTGAGCGCGCGGCACTTCGTCGAGGTGCGTCGCACCCTCGGCGGGCCGTCGCCGGAGCGGACGACCGAGGCCCTGGCGGCCGAGGCCGCGAGCCTGTCCGCCGATCGCGCCTGGACGACACGCACGCGGAATGCGCTGCTGGAGGCGTCGCGCGGGTTGCGCGAGGCCGTGGAGGCCCTGTGA
- a CDS encoding NCS2 family permease, producing MTEPAPAAVRTEIVAGLTTFLATAYIIVVNPAILSDGTGMPFDGVLTATVLLCAALTILMGVYARLPFAVAPGMGLNAFFAYTLVVGQKVPWPTALGMVFWAGVLFLAISLTPLRERLATTIPPSLRTAMACGIGLLITLVGLKGAGIIVADAATIVRPGPMTPQVLLAVVGLMIAVALMVRGYAVAFLACMVTVTALAWGFGLVTPPASWFSQPDLTSVTLQLDLWGALAPALWPSIVAVLFTDLFDSLSTFIGVAEATGFTDDEGRPIRLRQGLIVDAWATLGAGLLGTSSGTAYVESAAGINAGGRTGLTAVVAGLCFLPALLLAPLAAAVPSYATAPVLIVVGVLMFRTCRTLPFGVLEEMVPAFLTLVLIPLTLSITQGLLWGLVAHVVAFVVAGRARDLAAGHWALGVLAVGLLYLHG from the coding sequence GTGACGGAGCCGGCCCCCGCGGCGGTCCGCACCGAGATCGTCGCGGGGCTCACCACCTTCCTCGCCACCGCCTACATCATCGTCGTCAATCCGGCCATCCTGAGTGATGGCACGGGGATGCCCTTCGACGGCGTGTTGACGGCGACGGTGCTGCTCTGCGCCGCGCTCACGATCCTGATGGGCGTGTACGCGCGGCTGCCCTTCGCGGTGGCGCCGGGCATGGGCCTCAACGCGTTCTTCGCCTACACGCTGGTGGTCGGCCAGAAGGTGCCCTGGCCGACCGCCCTCGGCATGGTGTTCTGGGCCGGCGTGCTGTTCCTGGCGATCTCGCTGACGCCGCTGCGGGAACGCCTGGCGACGACGATCCCGCCCTCGCTCCGCACGGCGATGGCCTGCGGCATCGGCCTGCTGATCACGCTGGTCGGGCTCAAGGGCGCCGGGATCATCGTCGCCGACGCGGCGACGATCGTGCGGCCGGGCCCGATGACGCCGCAGGTGCTGCTCGCGGTGGTCGGCCTGATGATCGCGGTGGCGCTGATGGTGCGGGGCTATGCGGTGGCCTTCCTGGCCTGCATGGTCACGGTGACCGCCCTGGCATGGGGCTTCGGCCTGGTGACGCCGCCCGCCTCATGGTTCAGTCAGCCTGACCTTACGTCGGTCACGCTGCAACTCGACCTGTGGGGCGCGCTCGCGCCGGCGTTGTGGCCGTCGATCGTGGCGGTGCTGTTCACCGACCTGTTCGACTCGCTGAGCACGTTCATCGGCGTGGCCGAGGCGACGGGGTTCACCGACGATGAGGGCCGACCCATCCGGCTGCGGCAGGGCCTGATCGTCGACGCCTGGGCGACGCTCGGCGCCGGCCTGCTGGGGACCTCCTCCGGCACGGCCTACGTCGAAAGTGCGGCAGGCATCAACGCCGGTGGACGGACCGGCCTCACAGCCGTCGTGGCAGGGCTGTGTTTCCTGCCAGCGCTGTTGCTCGCGCCCCTGGCGGCCGCCGTGCCGTCGTACGCGACCGCGCCGGTGCTGATCGTGGTGGGCGTCCTGATGTTCCGCACCTGCCGCACGCTGCCGTTCGGGGTCCTCGAGGAGATGGTGCCGGCATTCCTGACGCTGGTGCTGATTCCCCTGACGCTGTCGATCACGCAGGGGCTGCTGTGGGGGCTCGTCGCGCACGTGGTGGCATTCGTCGTCGCCGGCCGCGCCCGCGATCTTGCGGCAGGACACTGGGCGCTCGGGGTGCTGGCGGTGGGGCTGCTGTATCTGCACGGGTAG
- a CDS encoding FAD-dependent oxidoreductase — translation MFSPDPQLAAQVFPPTHRNPVPAARYNLVVIGGGTAGLVCAAGAAGLGAKVALVERRALGGDCLNVGCVPSKAFIRAAHAAHAVREAARFGVHATIDRVDFAAVMARVRAVRQSISPHDSVARFAGLGVDVFLGDARFTGRDTVEVGGAALRLARGVIATGARPKMPDVPGLADARPHTNETIFEIEAQPRRLLVIGGGPIGCELGQAFQRLGTQVTLVQSNPTLLARESADAAATVHAALLADGVAVYTRSRILRIDAGAAPDGAHRVHVHGDAGAAVVDVDAVLVAAGRQPNVEGLGLEAAGVAWTDRGITVDAHLRTSNPAIYAAGDVCLPQAFTHAADASARAVIQNALFLGRKGIDTSAIPRCTYTDPEVAHVGETSGPGLVTHEVAWTDVDRARTDDERQGGVRLHARDGRVVGGTVVGRGAGDLIGEVAVLVATRTTLSQLAAIVHPYPTRAEAFRKIGDLHNRGRLTPTVRGLFDRWLAWRR, via the coding sequence ATGTTCAGCCCCGACCCACAGCTTGCCGCGCAGGTCTTCCCGCCGACGCACCGCAACCCGGTGCCGGCGGCGAGGTACAACCTCGTCGTCATCGGCGGCGGCACGGCGGGACTGGTGTGCGCCGCGGGCGCGGCCGGGCTCGGGGCGAAGGTGGCGCTGGTCGAGCGCCGGGCGCTCGGCGGCGACTGCCTGAACGTCGGCTGCGTGCCCTCCAAGGCGTTCATCCGCGCCGCGCACGCCGCCCACGCGGTGCGCGAGGCGGCCCGCTTCGGCGTCCACGCGACGATCGATCGCGTCGATTTCGCGGCGGTGATGGCCCGGGTGCGCGCGGTGCGGCAGTCGATCAGCCCGCACGACTCGGTGGCGCGCTTTGCCGGGCTGGGTGTCGACGTGTTCCTCGGCGACGCGCGATTCACGGGACGCGACACCGTGGAGGTCGGTGGGGCAGCGCTCCGCCTGGCGCGCGGCGTCATCGCGACGGGCGCGCGACCGAAGATGCCCGACGTCCCGGGACTGGCCGACGCGCGGCCCCACACCAACGAGACGATCTTCGAGATCGAGGCGCAGCCGAGGCGATTGCTCGTGATCGGCGGCGGGCCGATCGGCTGCGAGTTGGGGCAGGCCTTCCAGCGCCTGGGCACGCAGGTGACGCTGGTGCAGTCCAACCCCACGCTGCTGGCGCGCGAGTCGGCCGACGCGGCCGCGACGGTGCATGCGGCGCTGCTGGCCGACGGCGTCGCCGTGTACACGCGCAGTCGCATCCTCCGCATCGACGCCGGTGCCGCCCCCGACGGGGCGCATCGGGTCCACGTGCACGGCGATGCCGGCGCGGCGGTGGTCGACGTCGATGCGGTGCTGGTGGCCGCGGGCCGGCAGCCCAACGTCGAGGGCCTCGGCCTCGAGGCGGCGGGCGTCGCCTGGACCGACCGCGGCATCACCGTCGACGCGCACCTGCGCACGTCCAACCCGGCCATCTATGCCGCCGGCGACGTGTGCCTCCCGCAGGCGTTCACCCACGCCGCCGACGCGAGTGCGCGGGCCGTCATCCAGAACGCGCTGTTCCTCGGGCGCAAGGGCATCGACACGAGCGCCATCCCCCGCTGCACGTACACGGACCCCGAGGTCGCGCACGTCGGCGAGACGTCCGGGCCGGGCCTCGTCACGCATGAGGTGGCCTGGACCGACGTCGATCGCGCCCGCACCGACGACGAGCGGCAGGGCGGCGTCCGACTCCACGCGCGCGACGGCCGCGTGGTCGGCGGCACTGTCGTCGGGCGGGGCGCCGGCGACCTGATCGGCGAGGTCGCCGTGCTGGTGGCGACGCGCACCACGCTGTCGCAGCTGGCCGCCATCGTCCACCCCTACCCGACGCGCGCCGAGGCCTTCCGGAAGATTGGCGATCTCCACAACCGCGGCCGCCTCACGCCCACCGTACGCGGCCTCTTCGACCGCTGGCTCGCGTGGCGACGGTGA
- a CDS encoding glycosyltransferase family 4 protein, translating into MKLACVVQRYGADVTGGAEAHCRAVAERLAEHHEVTVLTSCAKDYLTWRNAYPPGDSRLGRVAIRRFPVSHQRHLHRFADLSHEVFGRRSTTEQQHAWFEENGPTVPGLLEHLRVEGTTYDLVLFWSYRYYPSYFGLPLVRDRAILVPTAEEDPTIWLDVLADYFTQPAGIVFLTEEERDLVASRARGPLPPSCVVGSGLAPAELPHPELRGELENMGVSFPYALYLGRLEKNKGCDTLFRHYLHYVEQGRPSLPLVLAGPEFMEVPSHPQIRPLGFVPEHLRETLLGSARTLIMPSPYESLSLVLLEAWNHGVPALVNGGCKVLKGQTLRANGGLYYHHANEFVEGLSLLATDEDLAVRLGAQGRAYVETWYRWPRVMATLEPFLAQVADK; encoded by the coding sequence GTGAAGCTCGCCTGCGTGGTCCAGCGCTACGGTGCCGACGTCACGGGCGGCGCCGAGGCGCACTGCCGCGCCGTCGCCGAGCGCCTTGCCGAGCACCACGAGGTCACCGTCCTCACCAGCTGCGCGAAGGATTACCTCACGTGGCGCAACGCGTACCCGCCCGGCGACAGCCGGCTGGGGCGCGTCGCCATCCGCAGGTTCCCCGTCTCGCACCAGCGGCACCTGCACCGGTTCGCCGACCTCAGTCACGAGGTGTTCGGGCGCCGATCGACCACCGAGCAGCAGCACGCCTGGTTCGAGGAGAACGGGCCCACCGTCCCGGGGCTCCTCGAGCACCTGCGCGTCGAGGGCACGACGTACGACCTCGTGCTCTTCTGGTCGTACCGCTACTATCCGAGCTACTTCGGGCTGCCGCTCGTGCGGGACCGGGCCATCCTCGTGCCGACGGCCGAGGAGGACCCGACGATCTGGCTCGACGTGCTCGCCGACTACTTCACGCAGCCGGCCGGCATCGTGTTCCTCACCGAGGAGGAGCGGGATCTCGTCGCCAGTCGCGCCCGGGGGCCGTTGCCGCCCTCGTGCGTGGTCGGGTCGGGGCTCGCCCCTGCGGAACTGCCGCACCCCGAGTTGCGCGGTGAGCTCGAGAACATGGGCGTGAGCTTCCCGTACGCGCTCTACCTCGGTCGCCTCGAGAAGAACAAGGGCTGCGACACGCTGTTCCGGCACTACCTCCATTACGTCGAGCAGGGGAGGCCCTCGCTGCCGCTGGTCCTCGCCGGGCCCGAGTTCATGGAGGTGCCGAGCCATCCGCAGATTCGTCCGCTCGGCTTCGTGCCCGAGCACCTGCGCGAGACGCTGCTCGGCAGCGCCCGCACGCTCATCATGCCGTCGCCGTACGAGAGCCTGAGCCTCGTGCTGCTCGAGGCGTGGAACCACGGCGTCCCGGCGCTCGTGAACGGCGGCTGCAAGGTCCTGAAGGGCCAGACGCTGCGCGCCAACGGCGGCCTCTACTACCACCACGCCAACGAGTTCGTCGAGGGGCTGTCGCTGCTGGCCACCGACGAGGACCTCGCCGTGCGCCTCGGCGCGCAGGGACGCGCGTACGTCGAGACGTGGTACCGCTGGCCGCGCGTGATGGCGACGCTGGAGCCGTTCCTCGCGCAGGTGGCCGACAAGTGA
- a CDS encoding SMP-30/gluconolactonase/LRE family protein codes for MRRRQFALALAAVLGTVVPARGRLPRAAADPTLPWVTLYEQALVALAGADVAAAVEAVARAARRAPPNHPFILHAQVHAAARAGRYDEAFAALGLLADKGIAADVLVSPSFEVLRDQPRWPEWQERLQALVAPAQHSVVAFRLNEPDFFPEAMTYDRGSRRFLVGSLYKRKVVVVDEVTGRAADYATSREAGFLGVRGLEADNTRGALYVLSAGGPEMQAYAPADEGQSYLHRLQLSSGRQVTRLAPPLAAGGHRLDEIVQAPDGALYMTDARAGVLYRWRPGTRALEPFVRLDPDLRPAGLAWSGDGRALYVAHLEGVSRVMLSTRAIEPVGHPASVTLVGIDGLATHKSDLVAVQNGLPGLSRVVRLRLTPDGLNVRALDVLDANLPDHDMPTAGVVVGDGFYYIANSQIRRFTAPGVPASMDTLQKPVIRRVNLAS; via the coding sequence ATGCGCCGCCGACAGTTCGCCCTGGCCCTCGCGGCCGTGCTCGGCACCGTCGTGCCGGCGCGCGGCCGCCTCCCGCGCGCGGCCGCCGACCCCACCCTGCCATGGGTGACCCTCTACGAGCAGGCACTCGTCGCGCTGGCAGGCGCCGATGTGGCGGCGGCGGTCGAGGCGGTCGCGCGAGCTGCCCGGCGGGCGCCGCCCAACCATCCCTTCATCCTCCATGCGCAGGTCCACGCCGCGGCGCGGGCGGGGCGCTACGACGAGGCGTTCGCCGCGCTCGGCCTGCTCGCCGACAAGGGCATCGCCGCGGACGTGCTGGTGTCGCCCTCGTTCGAGGTCCTGCGCGACCAGCCGCGCTGGCCCGAGTGGCAGGAGCGATTGCAGGCACTCGTCGCGCCGGCGCAGCACAGCGTCGTCGCCTTCCGCCTCAACGAGCCCGACTTCTTCCCGGAGGCGATGACGTACGACCGGGGATCACGCCGGTTCCTCGTCGGCAGCCTCTACAAGCGGAAGGTCGTGGTGGTCGACGAGGTGACGGGGCGCGCCGCCGACTACGCGACGTCGCGCGAGGCCGGCTTCCTGGGGGTGCGCGGCCTCGAGGCCGACAACACCAGGGGGGCGCTCTACGTGTTGAGCGCCGGCGGACCCGAGATGCAGGCGTATGCGCCAGCCGACGAGGGGCAGTCGTACCTGCATCGGCTGCAGTTGTCGTCGGGGCGGCAGGTCACGCGGCTGGCGCCGCCGCTGGCCGCTGGTGGACATCGCCTCGACGAGATCGTGCAGGCGCCTGACGGCGCGCTCTACATGACCGACGCGCGCGCCGGCGTGCTGTATCGCTGGCGCCCGGGCACCAGGGCGCTCGAGCCCTTCGTGCGCCTGGACCCCGACCTGCGTCCTGCCGGCCTGGCGTGGAGCGGTGACGGACGGGCGCTGTACGTCGCCCACCTCGAGGGCGTGTCGCGGGTGATGCTCTCGACGAGGGCCATCGAGCCGGTGGGCCATCCGGCATCGGTCACGTTGGTCGGCATCGACGGTCTGGCGACACACAAGTCGGACCTGGTGGCGGTGCAGAACGGCCTGCCTGGCCTGTCGCGCGTGGTGCGCCTGCGACTCACGCCGGACGGCCTCAACGTCCGGGCGCTCGACGTCCTCGACGCCAACCTCCCCGACCACGACATGCCCACGGCCGGCGTGGTGGTCGGTGACGGCTTCTACTACATCGCCAACAGCCAGATCCGCCGCTTCACTGCGCCCGGCGTTCCTGCCTCGATGGACACGCTGCAGAAGCCGGTCATCAGGCGCGTGAACCTGGCGAGCTGA
- a CDS encoding sodium:solute symporter — translation MHPIDWIIIGAYLAWIIWTGVEHTRGSKEIEGYFLGNRSNPWWAVGLSVMATQLSAITMVGTTGQGYADGLRFVQFYFGLPLAMVILSVTAVPFFHRAKVYTAYEYLERRFDIKTRTLTSALFLVSRGLSCGTIISAPAVILSIIMGWNLTLTVLLIGIPTAIYTMLGGVQAVTWTDVKQMYIIVFGLVAVAIALVVGLPADVSLGDALTVAGATGRMQAFDFRFTLNETYTFWSGLIGGLFLMLSYFGCDQSQVQRYLTAKSEQEATSSLYMSAYWKIPLQVLVLMIGVLVFVFYLFNQPPMLFNPVHEAKVKASPQAGAYAAAEQRFDTAFAARREAATILARVEEPVARAAAESTFLAADADLKAVRKEATALVQEVTGDKAYRDVNYVFPTFVTTHLPIGLIGIILAAIMAAAMSSIASELNALATTTVIDFYRRLVRPEAPDAHYLHVSRIATGFWGIFACVVALFATNLGSLIEVVNRFGSFFYGSILGVFMLAMLTRRASGTGAFVGLIGGMSLVATVAFTRPEISFLWHNVIGAVGVVVVGLLVSVVVPARQAEPAS, via the coding sequence ATGCACCCCATCGACTGGATCATCATCGGCGCCTACCTGGCGTGGATCATCTGGACCGGCGTCGAGCACACGCGAGGCAGCAAGGAGATCGAGGGCTACTTCCTCGGCAACCGCAGCAACCCCTGGTGGGCGGTCGGCCTCTCGGTGATGGCGACGCAGCTCAGCGCCATCACGATGGTCGGCACCACCGGGCAGGGCTACGCCGACGGGCTGCGCTTCGTGCAGTTCTACTTCGGCCTGCCGCTGGCGATGGTGATCCTCTCGGTCACGGCCGTGCCCTTCTTCCATCGGGCGAAGGTGTACACGGCCTACGAGTACCTGGAGCGCCGGTTCGACATCAAGACGCGGACGCTGACGAGCGCGCTGTTCCTGGTCTCGCGCGGCCTCTCGTGCGGCACGATCATCTCGGCGCCCGCGGTGATCCTGTCGATCATCATGGGCTGGAACCTGACGCTCACGGTGCTGCTGATCGGCATCCCGACGGCGATCTACACCATGCTCGGCGGTGTGCAGGCGGTGACGTGGACCGACGTCAAGCAGATGTACATCATCGTGTTCGGCCTCGTCGCCGTCGCGATTGCGCTGGTCGTCGGCCTGCCTGCGGACGTGAGCCTCGGCGACGCGCTCACCGTGGCCGGCGCCACCGGCCGGATGCAGGCGTTCGATTTCCGGTTCACGCTCAACGAGACCTACACGTTCTGGTCGGGCCTCATCGGTGGCCTGTTCCTGATGCTGTCGTACTTCGGGTGTGACCAGAGCCAGGTGCAGCGCTACCTCACCGCGAAGTCGGAGCAGGAGGCGACCTCCTCGCTCTACATGAGTGCCTACTGGAAGATTCCGCTTCAGGTGCTCGTGCTGATGATCGGCGTGCTGGTGTTCGTGTTCTACCTGTTCAACCAGCCGCCGATGCTGTTCAACCCGGTGCACGAGGCAAAGGTGAAGGCCAGCCCACAGGCTGGCGCGTACGCCGCCGCCGAGCAGCGGTTCGACACGGCCTTCGCGGCGCGCCGCGAGGCGGCGACCATCCTGGCCAGAGTCGAGGAGCCGGTCGCGCGCGCCGCCGCGGAATCGACCTTTCTCGCCGCCGATGCCGACCTCAAGGCCGTCCGCAAGGAAGCCACGGCGCTGGTGCAGGAGGTGACCGGAGACAAGGCCTATCGCGACGTGAACTACGTCTTCCCGACCTTCGTCACCACGCACCTGCCGATCGGCCTGATCGGCATCATCCTCGCCGCCATCATGGCCGCCGCGATGTCGAGCATCGCCTCCGAGCTCAACGCGCTCGCCACGACCACCGTCATCGACTTCTATCGCCGGCTCGTGAGGCCGGAGGCGCCCGACGCGCACTACCTGCACGTCTCGCGCATCGCCACCGGTTTCTGGGGGATCTTCGCCTGCGTCGTGGCGCTGTTTGCAACCAACCTGGGGTCGCTCATCGAGGTGGTGAACCGCTTCGGCTCGTTCTTCTACGGGTCAATCCTCGGCGTCTTCATGCTCGCCATGCTGACGCGCCGCGCGTCGGGCACCGGCGCCTTCGTGGGGCTCATCGGCGGCATGTCGCTGGTCGCGACGGTGGCCTTCACGCGCCCGGAGATCTCCTTCCTGTGGCACAACGTCATCGGCGCCGTCGGCGTGGTCGTCGTCGGGCTGCTGGTGAGCGTGGTCGTGCCGGCGCGACAGGCGGAGCCGGCCTCGTGA
- a CDS encoding TVP38/TMEM64 family protein, protein MATVTTRLAARAALGLATLAVVVLLVRSQLHHVVSLLEWVRSLGWLAPVAYGLIYALAVPFAVPGSLLTLTAGALFGLWPGVPVVFCASTAGSTLAFLVARQVARPWVEAWASSHPRFAAVDRAVAAEGTRMVFLLRLTPLIPFTVLNYLLGLTRIRWRDMVLASPGTLPGTFLYVYYGHVIGDVAAVAAGARPPRTPGQYVLLATGLVAALLVALRVAAVARRALTHTELAPSGEA, encoded by the coding sequence GTGGCGACGGTGACGACCCGGCTCGCCGCACGCGCCGCCCTGGGGCTGGCCACGCTCGCCGTCGTCGTGCTGCTCGTGCGCAGCCAGCTGCATCACGTGGTGTCGCTGCTGGAGTGGGTGCGCAGCCTCGGCTGGCTCGCCCCGGTCGCGTATGGCCTGATCTACGCGCTGGCCGTGCCGTTCGCCGTGCCGGGTTCGCTGCTCACGCTGACCGCCGGGGCGCTGTTCGGCCTCTGGCCCGGCGTGCCGGTGGTGTTCTGCGCCTCGACCGCGGGATCGACGCTGGCCTTCCTGGTGGCCCGCCAAGTCGCACGTCCGTGGGTCGAGGCGTGGGCCTCGAGCCATCCCCGGTTTGCGGCCGTGGATCGCGCCGTCGCCGCAGAGGGCACGCGGATGGTGTTCTTGCTCCGACTGACGCCGCTCATCCCGTTCACCGTGCTGAACTACCTCCTGGGACTGACCCGGATTCGCTGGCGCGACATGGTACTGGCCTCGCCGGGCACGCTGCCGGGGACGTTCCTGTACGTGTACTACGGCCACGTCATCGGCGACGTGGCCGCCGTCGCCGCGGGCGCCCGCCCGCCCCGCACGCCAGGCCAGTACGTCCTGCTCGCGACGGGGCTGGTCGCGGCGCTCCTGGTGGCGCTCCGCGTCGCCGCGGTGGCGCGGCGCGCCCTGACACACACCGAGCTCGCCCCCTCCGGGGAGGCGTGA
- a CDS encoding S9 family peptidase: MRQVSLLQVGIGTFAMFAALCPAPALASAPGIEGRWIGGFENRNTVVTVDATFTTTDSLSGTIALPQRGEAGIPLRAVTQRGRSLSFEVPGQQGNLLFEGRLEGEGRLQGNVRQGYAYARFEMLRLAEPTPTQMQGVYGTYEWAPGKVLLVAPGQDAPVYVDYESGRTGMLFPISADEFVAGPSLSTGYPVEVRIRAQRDADGVARRIEYARRGHVVAAQRREFYTEQFVRYASGEVSIAGSLLLPAGPGPHPAIVMIHGSGAVTRDTLRPFADHFARNGVAVLITDKRGTGVSTGRWARATFDDLADDALAGVRYLRSRSDIQASAIGLHGMSLGGWVAPLAAVRSPDVAFVIVESAPVMTPLEHERLRVESTMRADGQKGEAIAAAVAFMDQKFEVARTGEGWDRLEAAIGTAARGGWLSYVNAPTSLDSLRWNWEHVFSYDPLPVLKQLTVPMLVLYGELDSIVPPRVHRARMEQAVREAGKANVTIREFARANHGFFQAITGGKQEQPTLGGFVAGYFETRTDWVRARSQEAVMAATELQ; encoded by the coding sequence ATGCGACAGGTCAGCCTGCTGCAGGTCGGTATCGGTACGTTCGCCATGTTCGCAGCCCTCTGTCCGGCGCCCGCACTCGCGTCTGCGCCCGGCATCGAGGGGCGATGGATCGGCGGGTTCGAGAACCGCAACACCGTGGTGACCGTCGATGCGACGTTCACGACCACGGACTCGCTGTCGGGCACCATCGCGCTCCCGCAGCGCGGCGAGGCGGGCATCCCCTTGCGCGCGGTCACCCAGCGGGGCCGCTCACTCTCCTTCGAGGTGCCCGGGCAGCAGGGCAACCTTCTCTTCGAGGGCCGCCTGGAGGGCGAGGGACGACTGCAGGGCAACGTCCGCCAGGGCTATGCCTACGCCCGCTTCGAGATGCTGCGCCTGGCCGAGCCGACGCCCACGCAGATGCAGGGGGTGTACGGGACGTACGAGTGGGCGCCCGGCAAGGTGCTGCTCGTGGCCCCCGGGCAGGACGCGCCCGTGTACGTGGACTACGAGTCGGGGCGCACCGGCATGCTGTTCCCCATCAGCGCCGACGAATTCGTCGCCGGCCCGTCGCTGTCCACGGGCTATCCCGTCGAGGTGCGCATCCGCGCCCAGCGTGATGCCGACGGTGTCGCGCGGCGCATCGAGTACGCCCGCCGCGGCCACGTCGTCGCCGCGCAGCGCCGCGAGTTCTATACCGAGCAGTTCGTGCGCTATGCCAGCGGCGAGGTCAGCATCGCCGGCAGCCTGCTGCTCCCGGCCGGCCCCGGTCCCCATCCGGCCATCGTCATGATTCACGGGTCGGGCGCCGTCACCCGCGACACCCTGCGCCCGTTCGCCGATCACTTCGCCCGCAACGGCGTCGCCGTGCTCATCACCGACAAGCGTGGGACGGGCGTCTCGACCGGCCGATGGGCACGCGCCACGTTCGACGACCTGGCCGACGACGCACTGGCGGGAGTGCGGTACCTGAGGTCGCGGTCCGACATCCAGGCCTCGGCGATCGGGCTGCATGGCATGAGCCTCGGTGGGTGGGTCGCCCCCCTCGCGGCGGTCAGGTCCCCGGATGTCGCGTTCGTCATCGTCGAGTCGGCGCCGGTGATGACGCCGCTCGAGCACGAGCGGCTGCGCGTCGAGTCGACGATGCGCGCCGACGGGCAGAAGGGCGAGGCGATCGCGGCCGCGGTCGCCTTCATGGACCAGAAGTTCGAGGTCGCCCGCACGGGCGAGGGCTGGGATCGGCTCGAGGCGGCCATCGGCACGGCGGCGCGGGGCGGCTGGCTGTCCTACGTCAACGCGCCGACCTCGCTCGACTCGCTCCGCTGGAACTGGGAGCACGTGTTCTCGTACGACCCGCTGCCAGTCCTGAAGCAGCTGACCGTTCCGATGCTCGTGCTGTACGGCGAACTGGACTCCATCGTGCCGCCGCGCGTGCATCGCGCGCGGATGGAGCAGGCGGTCCGCGAGGCGGGCAAGGCCAACGTCACGATCCGCGAGTTCGCCCGCGCCAACCACGGCTTCTTCCAGGCGATCACGGGCGGCAAGCAGGAGCAGCCGACCCTGGGCGGCTTCGTGGCCGGCTACTTCGAGACGCGCACGGACTGGGTGCGGGCGCGATCCCAGGAAGCGGTGATGGCGGCAACCGAGCTCCAGTAA